The following proteins come from a genomic window of Maniola hyperantus chromosome 8, iAphHyp1.2, whole genome shotgun sequence:
- the LOC117984396 gene encoding lipase 1-like: MMQPTTLVLSAILIISIHQVLCVASEFLPEDSKLNTIELATKYKHVPVQFEVVTKDGYILALYRLPGRSRIPVLLTHGLGDSSDTWLLRGSTSLAITLADDGYDVWLANVRGNRYSRRHQHLDPDKDPEFWRYSFHEIGYYDLPAIIDTILRTTAAKSLTAISHSQGTTAFYVLGSQRKEYNSKINVLISLAPVAYLHHASPPISYLIELAPVIELVFEDLCIHEVFGDNTTVGNILHRLCPLPVIGYFVCVYGFAFPTSGFDPPELEPRFSQVSSAHFPAGTSSRSIVHFLQVGYRKEFAQYDYGKEANVKYYNSSEPPVYRLDRVTMPVALLVGANDHLSTVPDVELLKEELANVVYFNVNPRPLCNHLDFVWGRHMSDYLYPHIYEVLDSYKHF; the protein is encoded by the coding sequence ATGATGCAGCCGACGACGCTCGTCCTCTCTGCAATCCTCATCATCAGCATTCACCAAGTCCTTTGCGTAGCATCTGAATTCTTGCCTGAAGACTCCAAGTTGAATACCATTGAACTAGCTACAAAATACAAGCATGTACCGGTGCAGTTCGAAGTCGTCACCAAAGATGGCTACATCCTAGCTCTGTATAGGCTCCCGGGCAGGAGTAGGATCCCAGTGTTGCTCACGCACGGTCTAGGAGACTCCTCTGACACCTGGTTGCTAAGAGGAAGCACCTCCCTGGCGATCACTCTCGCCGACGACGGCTACGACGTCTGGCTCGCTAACGTCCGAGGCAACAGATACTCCCGGCGACACCAGCACCTCGACCCTGACAAGGACCCCGAATTCTGGCGCTACAGCTTCCACGAAATAGGGTACTATGACCTTCCAGCTATCATCGATACTATTTTAAGAACCACAGCCGCGAAGAGTTTAACCGCCATCAGCCACTCGCAAGGTACCACGGCTTTTTACGTGCTCGGATCTCAAAGAAAAGAGTACAACTCGAAGATCAACGTCTTGATATCCCTAGCACCGGTAGCTTATCTGCACCACGCTTCTCCACCGATATCCTATTTGATAGAACTCGCTCCAGTAATCGAGCTAGTGTTCGAGGATCTGTGTATACATGAAGTGTTTGGCGACAACACTACAGTTGGCAACATCCTTCACAGGCTATGTCCTTTACCGGTTATAGGATACTTCGTGTGCGTGTATGGTTTCGCTTTTCCCACGTCTGGTTTTGATCCTCCAGAACTAGAACCCAGATTCAGTCAAGTATCTTCTGCACACTTTCCAGCGGGAACTTCTTCTAGAAGTATTGTCCACTTCTTGCAAGTGGGATATCGAAAGGAGTTCGCGCAGTACGATTACGGAAAGGAGGCGAATGTGAAGTATTATAATTCTTCAGAGCCTCCGGTGTACCGACTGGATCGAGTGACTATGCCAGTAGCTCTGTTGGTAGGTGCCAATGATCACTTGTCCACTGTGCCCGATGTGGAGTTACTGAAGGAGGAACTGGCGAATGTGGTGTACTTTAACGTGAATCCTCGGCCGTTGTGTAACCACTTGGACTTCGTGTGGGGCCGACACATGAGCGATTACTTGTACCCGCACATATACGAAGTGCTAGATAGCTACAAGCACTTTTAG